Proteins co-encoded in one Ignavibacteria bacterium genomic window:
- a CDS encoding insulinase family protein, with product MRKNITCKVKFSVIVLALILVSQVSMAQKATYEEGKLYKHSLKNGLVVLTMERHTAPLIYHQLTYKVGSRNERLGITGISHIVEHMMFKGTKKYGKGAVSKKISENSGVFNAFTANDMTSYYEYLPKNKIELALDIESDRMLNSTFAPDEFKPEVEVIKQERRMRSESTPNGIFSETMNSVAYDSHPNRDPIIGWPSDLAHISRDDAYKYYKTYYTPNNAFLVLVGDFETDKMLGLVKKYYEKIPKGPEVQDIYAVEQPQRVRKSFTVKHSDISDCSFRMSFHAPLYADSDAAALRVAGMILCEKSRDARLYKRLVEKAQIASMASGGFGMTKDPGLFSIGVGMKPDSSMDRAEEMVWEEITRMQTEPVSDHELQKVKNRFKFGEVTSYTKNTDIGSRISRYEAFFGHEYLGEFSKRVLSVTKDDIIRVMNKYFGQEKVTVGYLIPKSKDGKNKKVAAAKEDIDEQKTDTDQQDINNLLPENEFYYKSPLDLYNIVSGNSLDELIKPKAIMPSINVMKLDNGVTLYAIENHMTPTLTIVGRFESGNILEANEGQKPGICNVLGDVMSRGTQTMSYDSLSERMAFVPFSFQIGGSYRGFTFQGYSLKENADEMMQTSFDIVANPGLRQEDLAKVKPRYEISARNQMKQTSMQAFYYMYNKLYDGHPYSKVKPTEETVKSITLDDIKNLHSKYFRPEDMIILMVGDMKPEEMKALVNRHFGQWKNPTKTPETVKIPEAKGLSDKEIKVFPEKDYTECTINLGFSPFNNVDPDEKETISVLNYILASSALTSRMGIELRDKQGLIYGLKSEFWAPTDHIGYWKFNTKTGPKNVEKVITGIFKEIRKLLESGITDAELTAAKNRQLGLLPLMIETPDDVASITWDLILDKRPLDSFDKKGQRILAITKDDVLRVAKKYFTLDKFILVVDGPIEEHSLDHLVDKL from the coding sequence ATGAGGAAAAACATTACCTGTAAGGTAAAATTCTCAGTAATTGTTTTGGCTCTTATCCTGGTATCCCAGGTAAGTATGGCGCAGAAGGCCACCTACGAGGAAGGCAAGCTCTACAAGCATTCCCTGAAAAACGGCCTTGTGGTGCTTACAATGGAAAGGCATACCGCCCCTTTAATTTATCACCAGCTGACTTACAAGGTTGGTTCCAGGAATGAAAGGCTAGGCATAACAGGCATTTCCCACATTGTTGAACATATGATGTTCAAGGGAACAAAGAAGTACGGCAAGGGTGCCGTATCCAAGAAGATAAGCGAAAATTCAGGCGTCTTTAATGCTTTTACAGCAAACGATATGACGAGCTACTATGAGTATCTTCCAAAGAACAAAATTGAACTTGCCCTTGATATCGAATCAGACAGAATGCTTAACAGCACGTTTGCACCTGATGAATTCAAGCCGGAAGTGGAAGTAATAAAGCAGGAAAGAAGAATGAGATCTGAAAGTACCCCTAACGGTATATTTTCAGAGACCATGAACTCTGTTGCTTACGACAGTCATCCAAACCGTGACCCTATTATCGGATGGCCGAGTGACCTGGCCCACATCTCAAGAGACGATGCATACAAATATTATAAAACTTACTATACTCCAAACAATGCTTTTCTTGTGCTGGTCGGTGATTTTGAAACAGACAAAATGCTCGGCCTTGTAAAGAAGTATTATGAAAAAATTCCTAAGGGACCGGAAGTACAGGATATCTATGCGGTTGAACAGCCGCAGAGAGTACGCAAGTCATTTACGGTTAAGCACAGCGATATTTCCGATTGCTCTTTCAGGATGTCATTCCATGCTCCTCTTTATGCTGATTCAGATGCTGCTGCTCTCAGGGTTGCAGGTATGATACTTTGCGAAAAAAGCAGGGATGCAAGACTCTATAAAAGATTAGTCGAAAAAGCTCAGATAGCTTCCATGGCCTCAGGCGGATTCGGAATGACCAAGGACCCGGGGCTCTTCTCAATTGGTGTCGGAATGAAACCCGACAGCAGCATGGACCGTGCCGAAGAGATGGTATGGGAGGAAATTACACGCATGCAGACAGAACCTGTTTCGGACCATGAACTCCAGAAGGTGAAGAACAGGTTTAAGTTTGGTGAAGTTACCTCATATACAAAGAATACAGACATTGGCTCAAGAATAAGCCGCTATGAAGCATTTTTCGGCCATGAGTACCTGGGCGAGTTTTCCAAAAGAGTGCTTAGCGTAACAAAGGATGATATCATCAGGGTTATGAATAAGTATTTCGGACAGGAAAAAGTTACCGTCGGTTACCTGATTCCAAAATCCAAGGACGGCAAAAACAAAAAAGTTGCCGCTGCAAAAGAAGATATCGATGAACAGAAAACTGATACAGATCAGCAGGATATAAACAACCTGCTTCCTGAAAATGAGTTCTATTATAAGTCGCCTCTCGACCTCTATAATATAGTCAGCGGCAACAGTCTTGATGAACTTATTAAGCCCAAGGCAATAATGCCTTCAATTAACGTAATGAAGCTGGATAACGGCGTAACACTCTACGCAATTGAAAACCATATGACTCCAACTCTTACTATAGTCGGACGCTTTGAAAGCGGCAACATTCTTGAAGCGAATGAAGGCCAGAAGCCCGGCATATGCAACGTCCTGGGCGATGTTATGTCAAGAGGTACACAGACTATGTCCTATGACTCTCTTTCAGAGAGGATGGCTTTTGTTCCATTCAGTTTCCAGATCGGCGGCAGCTACAGGGGATTTACCTTCCAGGGATACTCTCTGAAGGAAAATGCTGATGAAATGATGCAGACTTCATTCGACATTGTAGCCAATCCGGGACTCAGGCAGGAAGACCTAGCAAAGGTAAAACCCAGATATGAAATATCTGCCCGCAACCAGATGAAGCAGACCAGCATGCAGGCATTTTACTATATGTACAATAAACTTTATGACGGCCACCCGTACTCAAAGGTAAAGCCTACAGAAGAGACGGTAAAGAGCATTACTCTTGATGACATTAAAAACCTGCATTCAAAATATTTCCGCCCCGAGGACATGATCATCCTCATGGTTGGCGACATGAAACCTGAAGAAATGAAGGCGCTCGTCAACAGGCACTTCGGCCAGTGGAAGAACCCGACCAAGACTCCGGAAACAGTTAAAATTCCCGAGGCTAAGGGACTCTCAGACAAGGAAATTAAAGTGTTCCCTGAAAAGGATTACACCGAATGCACTATCAACCTCGGCTTCAGTCCTTTTAATAACGTTGACCCGGATGAAAAGGAAACAATCTCAGTTCTTAACTATATACTTGCTTCAAGCGCGCTTACTTCCAGAATGGGTATTGAGCTCCGCGACAAGCAGGGCTTAATTTACGGCCTCAAGAGCGAATTCTGGGCTCCTACAGACCACATTGGATACTGGAAATTCAACACTAAAACAGGACCTAAGAATGTTGAGAAGGTAATAACAGGTATTTTTAAGGAAATCAGAAAGCTCCTCGAAAGCGGAATTACCGATGCGGAACTCACTGCTGCCAAAAACCGCCAGTTAGGCCTGCTTCCTTTAATGATAGAGACACCGGATGACGTTGCAAGCATTACTTGGGACCTCATTCTCGACAAGAGACCTCTGGACAGCTTCGACAAGAAAGGACAGAGAATTCTTGCAATTACAAAGGATGATGTGCTGCGTGTGGCTAAAAAATACTTCACACTTGATAAATTTATTCTTGTAGTTGATGGCCCAATTGAGGAACACTCACTGGATCATCTGGTCGACAAATTATAA
- a CDS encoding molybdopterin molybdotransferase MoeA has protein sequence MISFSQANEIIYNTLKTLQLRTEYVSLSDAQGRTLAEDVISDVDLPPFNSSAMDGFAVKFDPGIRNWSIKGEIAAGNFSQISADRVSALAVMTGARLPGGFDTVIPVEDVFIREQNVILNTNARLTLGMNVSKRGQDLLKGQVAVSKNSFLKAPQIAALASCGKVEVKVLERLKIGVLATGDELIDAAHVPAGDKIRASNLYSILSAVKEMGMIPVNFGIAKDQKDEIKSIVSNALDNCDVLVTTGGVSVGKYDFVGEVLSQLGIKTLFHKINIKPGKPVLFGLRENGPAVQPVFGLPGNPVSSLVTFYLLVKTNVMKCFGSREIPLIKASLKNDIKKTDSKRHFIRGYVSKDENGTLSVSSVGLQSSGNLVQMSMSNCLITIEEGRTNPLKGEEVECIMI, from the coding sequence ATGATAAGCTTCAGCCAGGCAAATGAAATAATTTATAATACACTGAAAACTCTTCAGCTAAGGACCGAGTATGTCAGCCTTTCTGATGCACAAGGAAGGACACTTGCAGAAGACGTAATTTCAGATGTGGATCTTCCGCCATTTAACAGCTCAGCCATGGACGGTTTTGCCGTGAAATTTGATCCCGGCATCAGAAACTGGAGCATAAAAGGAGAGATTGCGGCTGGAAATTTCAGCCAAATAAGCGCTGACCGGGTCTCGGCTCTTGCAGTTATGACCGGAGCCAGGCTTCCCGGGGGATTTGATACTGTAATACCTGTTGAAGACGTATTTATAAGAGAACAGAATGTAATCCTGAATACCAATGCCAGGCTTACCTTAGGGATGAATGTTTCAAAAAGGGGGCAGGACCTCCTGAAGGGGCAGGTTGCTGTAAGTAAAAATTCCTTCCTTAAAGCCCCACAGATTGCGGCACTTGCTTCCTGCGGAAAAGTGGAAGTTAAGGTCCTGGAAAGGCTTAAAATAGGGGTTCTTGCAACAGGGGATGAACTTATTGACGCTGCTCATGTGCCCGCGGGAGATAAAATCAGGGCCTCAAACCTCTATTCAATCCTGAGCGCAGTAAAAGAGATGGGCATGATCCCGGTTAACTTCGGCATTGCAAAGGATCAAAAAGATGAGATTAAGTCCATAGTCAGTAATGCCCTTGATAACTGCGACGTGCTGGTTACAACCGGGGGAGTCTCGGTCGGAAAATATGACTTTGTAGGGGAAGTTTTAAGCCAACTGGGTATTAAGACGCTTTTTCATAAGATTAATATAAAGCCCGGTAAACCGGTCCTTTTCGGCTTAAGGGAAAATGGCCCGGCTGTCCAGCCTGTTTTCGGGCTTCCCGGCAACCCTGTTTCTTCTTTGGTTACTTTTTACCTGCTTGTTAAAACAAACGTCATGAAATGTTTTGGAAGCAGGGAGATTCCCTTAATTAAGGCCAGCCTTAAAAACGACATAAAGAAAACCGATTCAAAGAGGCACTTTATAAGGGGATATGTCAGTAAGGACGAAAACGGTACACTCTCTGTAAGTTCCGTTGGACTTCAGTCCTCCGGCAACCTGGTGCAGATGAGCATGTCAAACTGTCTTATTACGATTGAAGAGGGAAGAACAAACCCCTTAAAGGGCGAGGAAGTGGAATGTATAATGATATAA
- a CDS encoding T9SS type A sorting domain-containing protein — MKNFIRSVLLCTILFAVPFTTLFSGDWRKITPSPMESLQGIYFLNQSTGFASGANGTVYKTTDGGKEWKEIYRDQRAGDLKEIFFVNSNTGFIAGTGARLLKTTDGGASFNPVAISNTTNEIKSVYFQDEMTGWILISEYGILRTTDGGLTWNTVLPLTGIKMNKFSFWNNTHAVATGAAATDIYYTADGITWAKSSPAPFGGFSYTKYDVKDVYAVDEKNIYAAGWGSIIGMQPSILIKSTDAGATWQFSVQDASNRTYENMNGLYFKDANNGIAAGGGTRGSVIIRTSDGGKTWIPVEIPCGTTLNAVSGVGDNVWVCGSGGLILYSPDFGTTWQHQMKIPGASLSAIQFTSDKTAYAAGSDGAFFKSTDGGNSWNAKYLRINHISPDIQDIFFLNDNVGYASFSYRMIAKTTDGGNTWKAVVSDTADATTISYGIYFFNELQGYVVGKAGTKVDAIYKTTDGGQSWDIKTNILLANLKDVAFGDENRGAIVAEGLKGLYTADGGKTWTASKFNGVPSGKTPHVLKISFLNPTDAVAVGNQCMFKSSDGGANWNYVAADGLTENLTGLTFQDQLKGWAVGSYISTPKKLGIYQTNDGGQSWTWVTDTTVFTSSESVTGVTLDKGGKLWICGSRGAVFTNNATVDVKSSMDISPSKYSLMQNYPNPFNPSTVIEYRIPELSSVRLDVYDMLGRLIGRLVNETQNAGTYKMTFNAAGLSSGIYFYSLNVNGNILTRKMSVIK, encoded by the coding sequence ATGAAGAATTTTATCCGTTCGGTATTACTGTGCACAATTCTTTTTGCCGTGCCTTTTACAACACTGTTCTCAGGGGACTGGAGAAAAATAACGCCCTCCCCGATGGAGAGCCTGCAGGGAATTTATTTCTTAAATCAGTCAACCGGCTTTGCCTCGGGCGCCAACGGCACCGTTTATAAAACGACCGATGGCGGAAAGGAGTGGAAAGAAATTTACAGGGACCAGAGGGCAGGAGACCTGAAGGAAATATTTTTTGTAAACAGCAATACAGGCTTTATTGCAGGGACGGGTGCCAGGCTCCTTAAGACAACCGACGGGGGGGCGAGCTTTAATCCCGTGGCCATCAGCAATACGACTAATGAAATAAAGTCGGTTTATTTCCAGGATGAAATGACGGGCTGGATACTCATAAGTGAATACGGCATACTGAGGACAACGGATGGCGGCCTGACGTGGAATACTGTTCTTCCACTTACCGGAATAAAGATGAATAAGTTTTCCTTCTGGAATAACACTCACGCCGTTGCCACAGGAGCTGCTGCAACGGATATTTATTACACGGCAGACGGAATAACCTGGGCTAAGTCTTCTCCCGCCCCGTTCGGAGGCTTCAGCTATACGAAATATGACGTAAAGGACGTATATGCGGTGGATGAAAAGAATATATACGCCGCGGGTTGGGGAAGCATCATAGGCATGCAGCCGAGCATACTTATTAAATCTACTGATGCAGGCGCGACATGGCAGTTTTCGGTTCAGGACGCGTCAAACAGGACTTATGAAAATATGAACGGCCTCTACTTTAAGGATGCAAATAACGGAATTGCTGCCGGGGGAGGTACAAGAGGAAGCGTCATAATCAGAACCAGCGACGGCGGCAAAACCTGGATCCCCGTGGAAATTCCATGCGGCACTACTCTGAATGCGGTTTCAGGAGTTGGGGATAACGTTTGGGTATGCGGAAGCGGCGGCCTTATATTGTACTCGCCGGACTTCGGGACGACCTGGCAGCATCAGATGAAAATTCCCGGTGCCTCACTAAGTGCAATTCAGTTTACTTCTGATAAAACGGCTTATGCCGCCGGAAGTGACGGCGCTTTCTTTAAGTCCACCGACGGCGGTAACTCGTGGAATGCAAAATACTTGAGGATAAATCATATTTCCCCTGACATACAGGACATCTTTTTTTTGAATGACAACGTCGGCTATGCATCCTTTAGTTACAGGATGATTGCAAAGACCACTGACGGCGGAAATACGTGGAAAGCCGTTGTTTCTGACACTGCGGACGCCACCACGATTTCTTACGGCATCTATTTCTTTAACGAACTCCAGGGATACGTTGTAGGGAAAGCCGGGACCAAAGTAGATGCAATCTATAAAACTACCGACGGGGGCCAGAGCTGGGATATAAAAACAAATATTCTGCTTGCCAACTTAAAGGACGTTGCCTTCGGGGATGAGAACAGGGGAGCCATTGTTGCCGAGGGGCTTAAAGGCCTTTATACCGCTGACGGCGGAAAGACGTGGACTGCCTCAAAGTTTAACGGAGTACCCTCAGGGAAAACACCTCACGTTCTTAAAATAAGTTTCCTGAATCCGACTGATGCCGTTGCTGTGGGCAATCAGTGCATGTTCAAGTCTTCTGACGGCGGCGCAAACTGGAATTATGTTGCGGCAGACGGCCTGACTGAAAACCTTACAGGGCTCACATTCCAGGATCAGTTAAAAGGCTGGGCCGTTGGATCTTACATAAGCACCCCGAAGAAATTAGGAATTTATCAGACAAACGATGGTGGACAGAGCTGGACGTGGGTTACAGATACTACAGTTTTTACTTCAAGTGAATCTGTAACCGGTGTCACACTGGATAAAGGGGGAAAGCTGTGGATCTGCGGCTCCAGAGGGGCAGTGTTCACAAACAATGCGACAGTGGACGTTAAAAGTTCAATGGATATTTCTCCCTCAAAATACAGCCTGATGCAGAATTATCCGAATCCATTCAACCCTTCAACTGTAATTGAGTACAGGATACCGGAATTAAGCTCTGTCAGGCTTGATGTATATGATATGCTTGGAAGGCTTATAGGCCGCCTTGTAAATGAAACCCAGAATGCCGGTACATATAAGATGACTTTTAATGCCGCGGGACTTTCAAGCGGAATTTATTTCTACTCTCTGAACGTAAACGGAAACATCCTAACCCGGAAAATGTCCGTTATAAAATAA
- a CDS encoding M20/M25/M40 family metallo-hydrolase, translating to MQPLKMISAGFICFILMHGGTLAQIPEGYEKGLSTINKKEIYKTISVLAADSMKGRPSGSRENLEAADYIAEKFRLLGLKPLFTTPKKVVHKSAEGEDENNLVPFEDASVNDPYFQKFVIKRSKISDKNSLSVTRNFPQGSFRQSFKYLNDFLVQFSIPENISISAPVVFAGYGIDKGENGYSDYVDKNGKSLDVKDKIVLIVDGFPQERDTASLFSKSRNVLYRNPLRKADLAEEKGALAVIIVSSPFKNEPPLSIKYEKFLHTLQRDIFSLPGQEKKKIPVIYASGKILNELFDGNERNLQGVLEDIDKGLSPGSFEFANRNVSFDISFDEEILNAQNVAGIIEGSDPVLKDEFVVVGAHYDHIGLGQYGSGISENVGKIHNGADDNASGVSGMLEIAEAFSKYPSKRSILFVAFSGEERGMLGSKYYVNEQPLKPLDKTVAMLNLDMISRNGRNDLFLGGAFYSRELIRIAERANGKLSMNLFYNTGLYTMASDQGPFLRKGIPSLFFFCGMHEDCHMPTDDLEKVDVEKAVNVTKLAYLTAWITGNETVKPAFKEVSMDERIEIVRESQSRMGKGRKSK from the coding sequence ATGCAGCCTCTAAAAATGATATCTGCCGGTTTTATCTGCTTTATTTTAATGCACGGAGGAACTCTTGCACAGATCCCTGAGGGATATGAAAAGGGGCTCTCAACAATAAACAAAAAGGAAATTTATAAGACCATTTCTGTTCTTGCCGCAGACAGCATGAAGGGAAGGCCCTCGGGAAGCAGGGAGAATCTTGAGGCGGCAGATTATATAGCTGAAAAATTCAGGCTTCTCGGGCTTAAGCCTTTATTTACAACACCTAAAAAGGTGGTGCATAAAAGTGCTGAAGGTGAGGATGAAAACAACTTAGTGCCTTTTGAAGATGCTTCTGTAAATGACCCTTATTTTCAAAAGTTCGTGATAAAGAGGTCCAAAATTTCGGACAAAAACAGCCTTTCTGTTACACGGAATTTTCCACAAGGCAGTTTTAGGCAGTCATTTAAGTATCTGAACGACTTTCTCGTCCAGTTCTCTATTCCTGAAAACATCAGCATCTCGGCTCCTGTTGTCTTTGCAGGCTATGGAATAGATAAGGGTGAAAACGGCTACAGCGATTACGTGGACAAAAATGGAAAAAGCCTGGACGTGAAGGATAAAATTGTACTGATAGTAGACGGATTCCCGCAGGAACGTGATACAGCCAGCCTGTTTTCAAAATCCAGGAATGTACTCTACCGTAACCCGTTGAGGAAAGCCGATCTGGCAGAAGAAAAAGGAGCCCTGGCCGTAATTATTGTGAGCTCACCTTTTAAAAATGAGCCTCCTCTAAGCATTAAGTATGAAAAGTTTCTGCACACATTACAGAGGGACATATTCTCACTGCCGGGACAGGAGAAGAAGAAGATCCCGGTAATTTATGCCTCCGGGAAGATCCTGAATGAGCTTTTTGACGGGAATGAGCGAAATCTGCAAGGAGTGCTTGAAGACATAGACAAAGGCCTGAGTCCGGGGTCCTTTGAGTTTGCAAATAGGAACGTGAGCTTCGATATCTCTTTTGATGAAGAGATCTTAAATGCGCAGAACGTTGCAGGAATAATTGAAGGAAGCGACCCCGTCCTGAAGGATGAATTTGTAGTCGTTGGCGCCCACTACGATCATATTGGCCTGGGGCAATACGGATCCGGGATTAGTGAAAACGTAGGGAAAATCCACAACGGGGCAGATGACAATGCATCCGGGGTCTCGGGAATGCTGGAGATTGCAGAAGCATTTTCAAAATACCCCTCCAAAAGGAGCATCCTTTTTGTGGCCTTTTCGGGCGAGGAACGCGGCATGCTTGGTTCCAAATATTATGTGAATGAGCAGCCATTAAAGCCCCTGGATAAAACCGTGGCAATGCTTAACCTGGATATGATCAGCCGTAATGGAAGGAATGACCTGTTCCTTGGCGGGGCGTTCTACAGCCGGGAGCTCATCAGGATTGCTGAAAGGGCCAACGGGAAACTGTCAATGAATTTGTTCTATAACACTGGCCTTTATACAATGGCCAGTGACCAGGGTCCCTTTCTGAGGAAAGGAATCCCGTCGTTGTTTTTCTTTTGCGGTATGCATGAGGATTGTCATATGCCGACAGATGATCTGGAGAAAGTTGATGTTGAAAAAGCAGTGAATGTTACGAAACTGGCATATTTGACCGCGTGGATTACCGGAAATGAAACCGTAAAGCCTGCATTTAAAGAAGTATCGATGGATGAGAGAATTGAAATTGTGCGCGAGTCACAGAGCCGTATGGGAAAGGGCAGGAAAAGTAAGTAA
- a CDS encoding 4Fe-4S binding protein, with the protein MKNKIRLIFQFIFLGLVGYVAVRPAFDRGYAADFEKYCPYGGVESFMSKLSQGTMACTMGEVQVALGIGLIIGVLLVGKLFCSFACPIGTVTEWLGRLGDKLKIRREMPKFLDRPFRALKYVILFLAMYFTMTSSELFCKEFDPYFASANLFGNPDTVLYLSIPAFILAVLGAVFFRLFWCKYLCPLGAMSNIFMNVIGSGIVIIAFIIAKYSIPGLSYTWLIGGLAASGLITELGFMRSFLSPMPKVTRNMDRCTSCGLCDKKCPQGIKISTFEKVNHIDCTLCTDCVNTCPVKNTLSINNKKSLKHLAPVAFVVILFLSLGAASQLNFTTIAERWGNFASVSNIATYERSGLKNVKCFSSSMALKGKLETVEGIVGLDTWASAHAVKIYYDPSKISEQKVKASLFTPTKQEVRPIKDPSITNLAMWQVGVNHLFDLYDFIYLASALKQDPNVYGFETRYGEPIMLTVFYDASKTNPVKIKQKVELKEVEVQLGKLIQNVKIDFEVQDDGKQLGSLSIPDYKKRIFRLYDRVFNDYETYDKSQLSALVFTMPEAASPALRQRFSSLTSHLSADQGIVRFSTRYLDAPSAIVYFDPSKTNVEKIKKALVKPVLTIFTSDTQTKDIPNPFHIKPEGKVVKAADLAADEDEKI; encoded by the coding sequence ATGAAAAACAAAATCAGGCTCATCTTCCAGTTTATCTTTCTGGGATTAGTTGGATATGTAGCTGTAAGACCGGCTTTTGACAGGGGGTATGCGGCCGACTTTGAAAAATATTGCCCCTATGGCGGAGTCGAATCTTTCATGAGCAAGTTAAGCCAGGGTACTATGGCCTGTACAATGGGCGAGGTGCAGGTGGCCCTGGGTATAGGACTTATAATAGGCGTCCTTCTGGTTGGCAAACTCTTCTGCAGCTTTGCCTGCCCGATAGGTACTGTGACGGAATGGCTTGGAAGGCTGGGCGATAAACTGAAAATACGCCGCGAAATGCCGAAATTTTTGGACAGGCCTTTCCGGGCGCTCAAATACGTTATTTTATTCCTGGCAATGTATTTTACAATGACTTCAAGCGAACTTTTCTGCAAGGAGTTTGACCCCTATTTTGCATCGGCAAACCTGTTCGGCAATCCGGACACAGTTCTTTATTTGTCAATTCCTGCATTTATTCTTGCAGTTCTGGGTGCAGTATTCTTCAGGCTCTTCTGGTGCAAATACCTCTGCCCGCTTGGCGCAATGAGCAACATATTTATGAATGTAATCGGCTCGGGCATCGTTATTATTGCCTTCATCATAGCTAAGTACAGCATTCCCGGCCTGAGCTACACGTGGCTCATTGGCGGCCTGGCAGCCTCGGGTTTAATTACAGAACTTGGTTTCATGAGAAGCTTCCTGAGCCCGATGCCAAAGGTAACAAGAAACATGGACAGGTGTACTTCATGCGGTCTGTGCGACAAGAAATGCCCGCAGGGAATTAAGATTTCAACGTTTGAAAAGGTAAACCATATTGACTGCACGCTCTGCACTGACTGTGTCAATACATGCCCGGTCAAGAATACTCTTTCAATTAACAACAAGAAATCATTAAAGCATCTGGCTCCTGTGGCTTTTGTTGTTATCCTTTTCTTAAGCCTTGGAGCAGCAAGCCAGCTCAACTTTACCACTATAGCCGAGCGCTGGGGAAATTTTGCCTCGGTTTCAAATATTGCTACATATGAGCGCTCGGGATTAAAGAATGTTAAATGCTTCAGCAGCTCCATGGCCTTAAAAGGCAAACTTGAAACCGTTGAAGGCATTGTGGGACTGGATACCTGGGCAAGCGCACATGCGGTCAAGATTTACTATGATCCGTCAAAAATTTCGGAACAGAAGGTAAAGGCTTCCCTGTTCACACCGACAAAGCAGGAAGTCCGCCCGATAAAGGATCCTTCAATAACAAACCTTGCCATGTGGCAGGTTGGGGTTAACCACCTTTTTGACCTTTACGACTTTATTTATCTTGCCAGTGCCCTCAAGCAGGATCCTAATGTCTATGGCTTTGAAACACGCTACGGCGAGCCGATTATGCTTACCGTATTCTATGACGCCTCAAAGACCAACCCTGTAAAAATAAAACAGAAAGTGGAATTGAAGGAAGTTGAGGTTCAGCTTGGAAAGCTCATTCAGAATGTCAAGATAGATTTTGAAGTTCAGGATGACGGAAAACAGCTCGGAAGCCTTTCAATTCCGGACTACAAAAAGCGCATATTCAGATTGTACGACAGGGTATTCAATGATTATGAGACTTACGATAAATCACAGCTTTCAGCCCTTGTCTTCACTATGCCTGAGGCGGCAAGTCCTGCCCTTAGACAGCGCTTCAGCTCTCTGACAAGCCACCTGTCGGCTGATCAGGGAATCGTACGTTTCTCAACCCGCTACCTGGATGCGCCAAGTGCAATAGTTTATTTTGACCCTTCGAAAACGAATGTGGAAAAGATTAAAAAAGCTCTTGTAAAGCCTGTACTGACCATATTTACAAGCGATACTCAGACGAAGGATATTCCAAATCCTTTCCATATTAAGCCTGAGGGCAAGGTAGTAAAAGCTGCGGATCTTGCTGCAGATGAAGATGAAAAGATCTGA